One part of the Treponema peruense genome encodes these proteins:
- the yidC gene encoding YidC/Oxa1 family membrane protein insertase, producing MSFANILYSVILYPLVQVIEIAFKLFDKAFSNTGIAVIGVSLTVTLLCLPLYIVAERWQETERKIQLKLKPGIKRIKEAFTGDEQYMILSTFYAQNHYHPMMALRSSFGLLIQIPFFMAAYSCLSSLPALQGMPFLFIKDMGKPDAVFSIGSFNINILPIAMTVINCIAGAIYSKGHEPREKVQIYGMALLFLVILYNSPAGLVLYWTMNNVFSLVKNVFYKLKNPLKILYILMCSAIVFVSVFIMFIYDGGASLKKRLLVTMALLALIPLPIYIKFINFIYNRFMTPIAQNSALRIKTFIFTAAALCILFGLAVPSAIISSSVQEFSNIDSYTNPAAFLQTSFWQSFGVFIFWSLCIFFLFGKRIQTILCAVYSVLLYCGIADAYIFVGDYGSMDATLTFIEGLVSPSKMFILANLAVLAVLSVAAVFVMTLKKKKLCSSIACVSVIALSVLTCINVFKINSDYADFKRISESGQSGETFGTKFNLSKEKQNVIILMLDRAESSYFNDICKDLPQIASAMEGFVFYPNTVSFNGHTLMGSPPLYGGYEYTPAAINERSEVTLKDKHNEALLTLPRIFTEQADFTATLSDTSWGNYSYVSDMSFTKKYDKINGIKLLGRYTGDFKKNCPELESTASLSKSIERNLIWVSIFKAVPAALRPVVYYKGSWWASETAADFDEVLNWYSELYYLPKITGFDSPTGTLSVITNEVTHSNEDLSFLNLVDKSRLSYKEEAYYINCAALSSVCDTLSYLKENGVYDNTRIIIVADHGVGYGSTTNKYYTKKTQVAGYAMDHLNPLLLVKDFNSREHLKTDSTFMTNADVPSIALEGIADNAVNPFTGKPVNRQVSAEEKKKGVLVTVDNIFMPHHSSSKNTFTVSKDSWFRVKENIFDSDNWTQEQAKE from the coding sequence ATGTCCTTTGCAAATATACTTTATTCGGTAATCCTGTACCCGCTTGTTCAGGTTATAGAAATTGCATTCAAACTTTTTGACAAAGCTTTTTCCAACACAGGAATTGCAGTTATCGGAGTAAGCCTTACTGTAACGCTTTTGTGCCTTCCGCTCTACATTGTTGCAGAACGCTGGCAGGAAACAGAACGCAAAATCCAGCTTAAACTTAAACCCGGAATAAAAAGAATCAAGGAAGCCTTCACTGGTGACGAGCAGTACATGATACTGAGTACTTTTTACGCACAGAATCATTACCACCCTATGATGGCCCTGCGTTCCAGTTTTGGTCTTCTTATCCAGATTCCGTTTTTTATGGCGGCCTATTCATGTCTGTCTTCACTGCCGGCCCTTCAGGGAATGCCGTTTCTTTTTATAAAAGACATGGGAAAGCCAGACGCTGTTTTTTCAATAGGTTCGTTCAACATAAATATTCTTCCTATAGCAATGACTGTAATAAACTGCATTGCCGGAGCCATTTATTCAAAAGGTCACGAACCGCGCGAAAAAGTTCAGATTTACGGAATGGCGCTTCTCTTTCTTGTAATTCTTTATAACAGTCCCGCAGGCCTTGTTCTTTACTGGACGATGAACAACGTTTTTTCACTTGTAAAAAATGTTTTCTATAAACTCAAAAACCCGCTCAAAATACTTTACATTCTTATGTGCTCGGCGATTGTTTTTGTTTCTGTATTCATTATGTTCATCTATGACGGCGGGGCTTCCTTAAAGAAACGTCTGCTGGTCACGATGGCTCTTCTAGCGCTCATTCCTCTTCCAATTTACATAAAGTTTATAAATTTTATTTACAACCGCTTTATGACACCGATTGCGCAGAATTCAGCCCTAAGAATAAAAACATTTATTTTTACAGCCGCAGCACTTTGCATACTGTTTGGTCTTGCAGTTCCTTCGGCCATTATATCTTCTTCTGTTCAGGAATTTTCAAACATTGACTCTTATACAAACCCTGCAGCATTTTTACAGACTTCCTTTTGGCAGAGTTTCGGCGTTTTTATTTTCTGGTCACTTTGTATTTTCTTTCTTTTTGGAAAAAGAATTCAGACTATACTTTGTGCAGTGTATTCAGTTTTACTTTACTGCGGAATAGCTGACGCCTATATTTTTGTAGGAGATTATGGTTCAATGGACGCAACACTTACGTTCATTGAGGGACTTGTTTCTCCTTCAAAAATGTTTATTCTTGCAAACCTTGCTGTTCTTGCAGTTCTGTCCGTTGCGGCAGTATTTGTAATGACACTCAAAAAGAAAAAACTTTGTTCAAGCATTGCGTGCGTTTCCGTTATTGCACTTTCTGTTTTGACATGCATTAATGTATTCAAAATAAATTCAGATTACGCTGACTTTAAAAGAATAAGTGAATCAGGACAATCAGGCGAAACTTTCGGAACAAAATTCAATCTGTCAAAAGAAAAGCAGAATGTAATTATCTTAATGCTGGACCGCGCAGAAAGTTCTTACTTCAACGACATCTGCAAAGATCTGCCGCAGATTGCTTCTGCAATGGAAGGTTTTGTCTTCTACCCAAATACAGTTTCTTTCAACGGGCATACTCTTATGGGTTCCCCTCCACTTTACGGCGGCTACGAATATACACCGGCTGCAATTAACGAGCGCAGTGAGGTTACGCTTAAAGACAAACACAATGAAGCCCTTCTCACACTGCCGCGAATCTTTACCGAACAGGCCGATTTTACAGCAACGCTTTCTGACACTTCATGGGGAAACTACAGTTATGTTTCTGACATGTCATTTACAAAAAAGTACGATAAAATAAACGGAATCAAACTTCTGGGACGCTACACGGGCGACTTCAAGAAAAACTGTCCGGAACTCGAAAGCACTGCAAGTCTTTCAAAAAGCATAGAAAGAAATTTAATCTGGGTTTCAATTTTCAAGGCAGTACCGGCAGCACTCCGCCCTGTTGTCTATTACAAGGGAAGCTGGTGGGCAAGTGAAACTGCGGCTGACTTTGACGAAGTCCTCAACTGGTATTCTGAACTTTACTATCTGCCAAAGATTACAGGTTTTGATTCCCCTACAGGAACACTTTCTGTCATTACAAATGAAGTAACACACAGCAACGAAGACCTTTCTTTCCTTAATCTTGTAGACAAGTCACGTCTCTCATACAAAGAAGAAGCATACTATATAAACTGCGCGGCATTAAGTTCAGTCTGCGACACACTTTCTTACCTTAAGGAAAACGGTGTTTATGACAACACAAGAATTATTATTGTTGCAGATCACGGCGTAGGTTACGGCTCTACGACAAACAAATACTACACAAAGAAAACACAGGTCGCAGGTTACGCAATGGATCACCTTAACCCGCTGCTTCTGGTAAAAGACTTCAACAGCCGCGAACATCTAAAAACAGACAGCACGTTTATGACAAACGCAGATGTCCCGTCTATCGCACTTGAAGGAATTGCAGACAACGCGGTTAACCCGTTTACAGGAAAGCCAGTCAACAGACAGGTCAGTGCAGAAGAAAAGAAAAAAGGAGTGCTTGTTACGGTCGACAACATTTTTATGCCGCACCACAGTTCAAGCAAAAACACATTTACAGTATCAAAAGATTCCTGGTTCAGGGTAAAAGAAAATATCTTTGACTCCGACAACTGGACTCAGGAACAGGCAAAGGAATAA
- a CDS encoding CDP-glycerol glycerophosphotransferase family protein, whose protein sequence is MIMLLYIDPGTGSMLFSVLIGAAATLFFLAKALVLKLKLIFSGRKGELVVDKSYKPYVIYCEDKRYWTVFKNILDEFEKRQTEVTYLVSKEDDPVFAQNYKYVKTEVIGEGNRAFAKLNMMSAGIILMTTPGLQVYQLKRSKNVKHYCHILHASTDATMYRLFGLDYFDSVLCTGDYQFEDIRALEKMRGLPQKELVTVGSPYLDTLKEKMKSIPEEKKEAFTVLVSPSWGKSALLSLYGEKLLDPLSQSGFKIIVRPHPQSRISENDVLERLQKRYESNKNVEWDFERDNIYSMKKSDIMISDFSGIIFDYTFLCDKPVMYAAADLDLKPYDAYDLDHEIWQFRMLKKMGIEIKESDFADIKNVIQNATDSAELSHARAQAKAEAWQHEGEAGKLTADFMINKLNSLNGGSL, encoded by the coding sequence CTGATTATGTTACTTTATATAGATCCCGGTACGGGAAGCATGCTTTTTTCTGTTCTCATTGGTGCAGCGGCCACTTTGTTTTTTCTGGCAAAAGCTCTGGTATTAAAACTCAAGCTTATTTTTTCAGGAAGAAAAGGTGAACTTGTAGTCGACAAATCCTATAAGCCGTATGTAATCTACTGCGAAGACAAGCGCTACTGGACTGTTTTTAAAAATATTCTGGATGAATTTGAAAAAAGGCAGACCGAAGTTACATACCTGGTTTCAAAAGAAGATGATCCTGTATTTGCACAGAACTACAAATATGTAAAAACAGAAGTTATCGGAGAAGGAAACAGAGCCTTTGCAAAACTCAATATGATGAGTGCCGGAATAATTCTTATGACAACACCGGGGCTTCAGGTTTACCAGCTTAAAAGAAGCAAAAATGTAAAACATTACTGCCACATACTTCACGCTTCAACAGATGCCACAATGTACAGACTGTTCGGGCTGGACTATTTTGATTCTGTTTTGTGTACCGGCGACTATCAGTTTGAAGATATACGTGCACTTGAAAAAATGCGCGGTCTTCCCCAAAAAGAGCTTGTCACCGTAGGCAGCCCTTATCTGGACACACTGAAAGAAAAAATGAAAAGTATTCCGGAAGAAAAAAAAGAAGCATTTACTGTTCTTGTTTCACCAAGCTGGGGAAAGAGCGCACTTCTTTCACTTTACGGGGAAAAGCTTTTGGACCCGCTTTCACAGTCAGGATTTAAAATTATTGTACGTCCGCACCCGCAGAGCAGAATCTCAGAAAATGATGTTCTTGAAAGACTTCAGAAAAGATATGAGTCAAACAAAAATGTTGAATGGGATTTTGAACGCGACAACATTTATTCCATGAAAAAGTCAGACATAATGATTTCTGATTTTTCGGGAATTATTTTTGACTACACATTCCTCTGCGACAAACCTGTAATGTATGCAGCCGCAGATTTGGATTTAAAGCCTTACGATGCATACGATCTTGACCACGAAATATGGCAGTTCCGCATGCTTAAAAAAATGGGAATAGAAATAAAAGAAAGCGACTTTGCAGACATAAAAAACGTAATCCAAAATGCTACAGACAGTGCAGAACTTTCACACGCACGCGCACAGGCAAAAGCAGAAGCGTGGCAGCATGAAGGAGAAGCAGGAAAGCTTACTGCAGACTTTATGATAAATAAGCTTAACTCCCTTAACGGGGGCAGTCTATGA